The following are encoded together in the Lathyrus oleraceus cultivar Zhongwan6 chromosome 3, CAAS_Psat_ZW6_1.0, whole genome shotgun sequence genome:
- the LOC127128803 gene encoding uncharacterized protein LOC127128803, protein MDQGLIQFSKSKAGEEVAIIEPITIVYRKKKVEAPPKRIKPIHFRVLTPFPYQNTKAVPWNYETTTYLGGKEICIPDTKIVNIVGTGGMNRSGRAGATVPATPSVTTALVLTKVIDNKAVESETFKGKGPMVEKEQVEDHKKSITFEESQEFLKLIKKSDFKIVDLLNQTSSKISILSLLLSFEAHRKALLKVLNVAHVMQDITVDQFDDMVANITSSRYLGSNEAELPHEENAHNKALHIRSCAQTLFYLESSLTLFKGPEMRTSALILQAFDGSQRQVIGEVDLPICVGPHQFSITFQVMDINPAYSCLLGRPWIHAAGAVTSTLHQRMKYLIDDKLVIVYGEEDLLVSELSLFRYFEIDEGIVEVQLHYLEFKEVSSATANHNQSSATILSSTKSAKKKLEKGPLPGWGKVVNVAEKRDRFGIGYHQVVCKESPKKKQFNLIKFSSADFQNEHTVVIIGESSGSKPGASSLIRKCPPGFKLPNWTTTVIPIMYSKKM, encoded by the exons ATGGATCAAGGATTAATACAGTTTTCCAAGTCTAAAGCAGGAGAAGAGGTGGCAATAATCGAACCAATAACAATTGTGTACAGAAAGAAGAAGGTTGAAGCTCCTCCCAAGAGGATTAAGCCAATTCATTTTCGTGTTCTCACTCCGTTCCCGTATCAGAATACCAAGGCGGTGCCTTGGAATTATGAGACTACAACATATTTGGGAGGAAAAGAAATCTGCATTCCTGACACAAAAATCGTCAACATTGTTGGAACGGGAGGCATGAATCGGAGTGGTCGT GCAGGGGCAACTGTACCTGCCACTCCGAGTGTGACGACTGCTCTAGTGCTGACGAAGGTTATTGACAATAAGGCTGTAGAATCTGAAACGTTTAAGGGTAAAGGGCCGATGGTTGAGAAAGAACAAGTTGAAGATCACAAGAAGAGCATCACTTTTGAGGAAAGCCAAGAATTCctcaaattgatcaagaaaagtgatttCAAAATTGTTGACCTGTTGAATCAGACTTCCTCCAAAATATCAATTTTATCCTTGCTATTGAGTTTTGAGGCTCATCGCAAGGCATTGCTGAAAGTTCTAAATGTCGCTCATGTGATGCAAGATATCACGGTCGATCAATTTGACGACATGGTTGCTAATATCACTTCTAGTAGGTATCTAGGATCTAATGAAGCAGAGCTACCACATGAGGAAAATGCTCACAACAAAGCATTACACATTCGGTCATGTGCACAAACTCTCTTCTATCTCGAGTCCTCGTTGACACTG TTTAAGGGGCCTGAGATGAGGACCAGCGCACTGATACTTCAAGCTTTCGATGGTTCCCAAAGGCAGGTTATTGGGGAAGTCGATTTGCCTATCTGTGTTGGACCCCACCAGTTCAGCATCAccttccaagtcatggatatcaacccagcttacagttgtctgttgggaagaCCGTGGATTCATGCCGCTGGGGCAGTCACTTCTACATTGCACCAAAGGATGAAGTACTTGATTGATGATAAACTGGTAATTGTGTATGGTGAAGAAGATCTGTTAGTCAGTGAACTCTCCTTGTTCAGATATTTTGAAATAGATGAAGGGATCGTCGAGGTTCAGCTCCACTATTTAGAGTTTAAAGAAGTCAGTTCCGCTACCGCCAATCATAACCAATCTTCCGCTACCATCTTATCCTCGACAAAAAGTGCCAAGAAGAAATTGGAGAAAGGTCCGCTTCCCGGTTGGGGTAAGGTCGTCAATGTGGCAGAGAAACGTGACAGGTTTGGTATTGGTTATCACCAAGTAGTGTGCAAGGAAAGCCCGAAGAAAAAGCAGTTCAACCTGATCAAATTCAGCAGCGCCGACTTTCAAAATGAGCATACTGTGGTAATTATTGGAGAGTCCAGCGGTAGCAAACCAGGGGCATCCAGCCTCATACGCAAATGTCCTCCAGGGTTCAAGCTTCCCAATTGGACGACCACCGTGATTCCCATAATGTACTCGAAAAAAAtgtaa